A single window of Tiliqua scincoides isolate rTilSci1 chromosome 10, rTilSci1.hap2, whole genome shotgun sequence DNA harbors:
- the LOC136661539 gene encoding free fatty acid receptor 1-like produces MDTLDIISLVVYGATILLGLPSNVLAFYVFYCRAKARLTPNLIYMINLCLSDLVFILFLPLKMLEVGKVYRSMPSVLCPLYNLIHFGTIYTSAGFLTVVSVGRFLGAAYPIRYQVYKKPCYSCLVSLGIWCLVGVHGVLICVLEASKGAESGLFASGDISCYEFNTTELGVLAPIRLELSVVLFFLPLAITSFCYAGCIRVLVGSHLHARKKRRAVRVAVATLSIFVLCFGPYNISHVVGFIYKEEVKWRRLAVLPSACNAFLDPLIFYFLSSAMDDGIAQVWRSLREKCSSIRLKVALAHGKRRSQPAISGIA; encoded by the coding sequence ATGGACACCTTGGACATCATCTCCTTGGTGGTCTATGGGGCAACCATCCTGCTGGGGCTCCCTTCCAATGTCCTGGCCTTCTATGTCTTCTACTGCCGTGCCAAGGCTCGCCTGACTCCCAACCTCATCTACATGATCAACCTTTGCCTCTCCGACCTGGTCTTCATTCTCTTCCTGCCCCTGAAGATGCTGGAAGTGGGGAAGGTCTACAGGTCTATGCCAAGCGTCCTCTGCCCCCTTTACAACCTGATCCATTTTGGCACGATCTACACCAGTGCCGGCTTTCTGACTGTCGTCAGTGTGGGGCGCTTTCTGGGAGCTGCTTATCCCATCCGCTATCAGGTGTACAAAAAGCCTTGCTATTCCTGCCTGGTCTCTCTGGGCATTTGGTGCTTGGTAGGAGTCCATGGAGTTCTCATCTGTGTCTTGGAGGCTTCCAAGGGTGCTGAGTCCGGGCTCTTTGCTAGTGGTGACATCTCTTGCTATGAATTCAACACAACCGAGCTGGGGGTCTTGGCACCCATCCGGCTGGAGCTGTCCGTGGTGCTCTTCTTTCTGCCCTTGGCCATCACTTCTTTCTGCTATGCTGGCTGCATCCGTGTCCTGGTTGGGTCGCATCTCCATGCACGGAAGAAGCGCCGCGCAGTGCGGGTGGCGGTGGCCACGCTCTCCATCTTTGTCCTCTGCTTTGGTCCATACAACATATCCCACGTGGTAGGCTTTATCTACAAAGAGGAGGTCAAGTGGCGTCGGTTGGCTGTGCTTCCGAGTGCTTGCAATGCCTTCCTCGACCCTCTCATCTTCTACTTCCTGTCTTCTGCCATGGATGATGGGATCGCCCAAGTCTGGCGTTCCCTGCGGGAGAAATGCAGCTCCATCCGGCTGAAGGTTGCCTTGGCTCATGGAAAGCGAAGGAGCCAACCGGCCATATCTGGTATTGCCTGA
- the LOC136661540 gene encoding free fatty acid receptor 2-like: MAQEHIVILAFYIFTFLTGLPSNLLACYTFLMKVRRKPAPIDILLLNLTVSDLILLLFLPFKMVEAAANMSWPLPMFLCPLTNFCFYSSIYLSTLFLMAVSVERFLNVAYPVKYKLLRRPAYTVAASFFFWLIAYSHLSVIFIIQGDNSTQTQDPGDFHCYDNFSPSQLSIVLPFRLELCVVLFCIPFLITLFCYVNVIRILASLPNIQPHKKQRAVGLAVATLLNFAICFAPYNISHIVGFILKNSSPWRAEVLVISALNTTLDPIVFFFSSTAIRRNFTTCFRGTCMKLKASDSPCSCCRCPEKSGKETDAGTASSEFYPGTRTATEASCDQVSEVRASHPAQQAHPAKRGVHSAH; encoded by the coding sequence ATGGCTCAAGAACACATCGTCATCCTGGCCTTCTACATCTTCACCTTCCTAACTGGCCTCCCTTCCAACCTCCTGGCCTGCTACACCTTCCTGATGAAAGTACGTCGGAAGCCAGCCCCCATAGACATCCTCTTGCTCAACTTGACGGTGTCCGACCTGATCCTTCTGCTCTTCCTGCCCTTCAAGATGGTGGAGGCTGCTGCAAACATGTCGTGGCCTCTCCCTATGTTCCTCTGCCCTCTCACCAACTTCTGCTTCTACAGCAGCATCTACCTCAGCACTCTTTTCCTCATGGCGGTCAGCGTGGAGCGCTTTCTAAATGTCGCCTATCCGGTCAAGTACAAGTTGCTACGGCGGCCGGCCTACACTGTCGCTGCCAGCTTCTTCTTCTGGTTGATCGCCTACTCCCACCTCAGCGTGATCTTCATCATCCAAGGTGACAACAGTACCCAGACCCAAGATCCAGGGGATTTTCACTGCTATGATAATTTCTCTCCGTCCCAGCTGAGCATCGTCCTCCCGTTCCGGCTGGAACTCTGCGTGGTCCTCTTCTGCATTCCGTTCCTCATCACCCTTTTCTGCTACGTGAACGTGATCCGCATTCTGGCCTCCTTGCCCAATATCCAGCCCCACAAGAAGCAACGTGCTGTGGGTCTGGCTGTGGCCACTTTGCTCAATTTTGCCATCTGCTTTGCTCCCTACAACATCTCCCACATcgtgggcttcattctgaagaaCAGTTCTCCCTGGAGAGCAGAAGTCCTTGTCATCAGTGCCCTCAACACCACCTTGGACCCCATagtcttcttcttctcctccaccgCCATCCGCAGAAATTTTACTACCTGCTTCCGCGGCACGTGCATGAAACTCAAAGCTTCGGATTCTCCGTGTTCTTGCTGCAGGTGTCCTGAAAAGAGCGGCAAAGAAACGGATGCAGGGACGGCCTCGAGCGAATTCTACCCTGGGACTCGTACGGCCACCGAAGCCTCCTGTGACCAGGTCAGCGAAGTCCGTGCGTCGCACCCTGCGCAACAAGCACATCCCGCAAAGCGCGGAGTGCATTCAGCGCATTGA